Below is a window of Cytophaga hutchinsonii ATCC 33406 DNA.
TAAATTGTACTGAATAGTACAAAATAAACCTGTGTTTTTTTAGTTCGCTGCATAAAACCCTTAAAAAAAGAAAAGCAGCCGTTTTAGGGGCTGCTTTTCAAGGAACGTAAAAAAATGTTGAAAGGTTTAATAAAGCAATTAGTGCGCTTTAATGATTTGGATCGTTTCTGTTTTATAGTCCGATGCAATTTTCACCAGGTACAAACCTGCAGCATACTGATCGCCTAACGTAAATGATTTGCTTGCTATTTTTGTTTCAACAACAATACCGCTTGCGTTCAATACGGTAATTGTTGCTTCGCCAAATGCATCCGGAATAGAAACAGTTGTTTGTTCCGTAAACGGATTTGGTGCAGAAACAACAGAAGAAATTTCTACAGACGATGTGGATGTTGTAGAAGTAAAATCATCCGAAGCAGTTCTTGCAGCGGGTGGTGTGTTTGTAAAGATCACAGCATAAGCACCCGATTGATTTACCAATACCAGATCATTCGTGTTATATGTATTTGCAAAGAAGAAACCGCTGAAACCAGGGAAGTCCATTGAACCATCAATGTATATCTTAGGTGATGAAGCACCAAAACTATTAAATCCGTATGAAGGGATATTTGTATACCAGCGTGGTGCACCATTATTTGTCTGTAAGGAGAACTGCCACAGACCATTGTTAGGAAGATCCCAGTTGATAACAGCAAGCGATACGTTGCTTAAATTCGGTCCGCCTGAGCCAACAGAATATACATACTTGAAGTTTTTTATTGTTGTGGGCAGAGGCGCGTTACGTGGTATTCCAAAGCGTGTAAATAAATTTTCTGCCACAGCAGATTTTGTAACTTTTACATAGTCAAATGTTACAATCGTATTTAACTGATCACTGCCGACACCTGCACATAAACCCACATAAATAGAAGAACCCATATTGATGGTAGAACCACCAACGTATACCCAGTTAATAGTATCATTTGAACAGTAACTTTTGAAACTGTTTCCTTCGCGTGTTATTTTTAACCATTTGTATGCATTATAGAAATGCAGATTTTTTATGTCATCCGGATTGTTAACAGATGAACCACCGGTTGCGGATCTTAATTGAGTTGCAACTGCATTCTGTGGTGTGTGCACAATCATCAGATGTTTTGAATCTGCGCTCAATGTCTCACGCATCATGATACCTGCTTTCGACCAGCCAGCCGCTTTGTTCATATCTTTAATGTGTGCTACAATCTGCCCGTCTCCCTGTAACGATTGATACACGTAATTCAAACCATCGCTTTCGTTCCAGATATCATAGCTGCCGGATTCAATTCCGAATACGCCGTTTCTGTATCCGGCAACGCCTGGTCTTCTTGTTGTTCCGATTTCCTGTTTAGCCCAGGGAGCAGGTATTGCATCAATAGTTGTATCACGTTTGAATGTTGCACGCAGTGCATGTGCACCGCTCATTCCGGTAAACCCATAGTGCTGCGGCGTACCAATCGGAGCACCATCAAAATATACCTGATCGATAACATAACCTACGTTTGGTGTAATGGCAAAATTTATTGTCTGGTAGATGCTGTATTCAACTAAACCGCTTGGATAGATACTGCCGCCGTTTACAGCATTGGTCTGTACGCTGACCGTATTAGGATTTCTTGCCTGAACAGTAAACTGCATGGTTGGTCCCACAGCACTGATGTTTGTAATTGTAAGACCTGTTTCATTTCCGTTTTTCCATCTGAATGGATGTGTGAAAGATGAAAAGACACTTGAATTATTATCGAACAGATCATATGAATCACCCCGTACATCCGGGCTTCCTTCTGTTTGCAATTCATCCTGGCCATCAGCCTGAATCAGATGCACAAGCGGCGGATAACCGTTTGGTGTAGTTGTGTTGCCATCAATACCGCCATCTTCATCCACATAATAAATACCCAAGCCCTGATCCGGGCCTTTAGCTGCCTGGTAATACCCGCCATACATGTGCGCGGCAATAATTAAATATTCTTTTGGATTGTTTGGGTTTGTGTATTTAAAAACCTGATTGTAACTGTTTGAAGTAACGGTATACGTCTGCGTTGTTGTAGCTGAAATTGCGTTGTTTTCGTTTGTCCAGCCTTTGATGTAACGCAACGCAGGATTGACAGGCATTGGAGTTTCTGTTCCGGCACTGGCCATTACACAGAAGTCTCCAAGGTTACTTACATTCGTTCTGTAATAATCTGTCCAGCCAAATACACTGTGGCCAACTTCATGACAAATAGTATTTACGGTTGGTTTTTCTATACCGGTAACATTATACACGTTCAGGCCGCCGATCTGCAGCTGCTGATTGTTGTTTTTTACAAACGAACCATCCGTGCCATATGCAACACCGATGCCTCTTGAGCCGCGGCTGATGATATTAAAATGATGCAGTCTTGCTGTTTCCGGATGCAGACTTAAATTCTGAAACCCATTCGGATATTTAGCTGCAATCTGGCTTGCAATGTGTGGTATAAAGTTTCCACTGGTAGCATCATCATCGTGATAGTAATGGAAACTCTGAGGCAAGGATACTTCAATTACCGTACTGTTAAGGCTTACTTTACTGTTGCTTTGAACATAGTAAAAATCTTTCACTGAACCATGGCAATTCCAGGAATTAAAGCCAGGCTGATTCATCAGCATAGCAATTGAATCTGTTGGAATGCCAAGTGAATAATCGGAATAGTTTACTATTACGGTTAATCCGTTGATTACGGAAGTTTGTGCAGCTGCCCACTGGAAGAAAGATCCAAGGACTACGCCAAGCAGTAGTATCGCTTTTTTCATAAAAGTTGAATAGGTTAAAATATAGAGAAATGTATTCTGAAAGGATAAAAATATTCAACCCGACCGTTAAAAATAGATCTAATGAGTGAACGGTTTTGTTTGAAGGATAAACGGCATCCTTTAGTTAGTTAAAGGATGCCGCTAGTATATTTCACAATTCAATGTTTTATAGATTGAATTGTTTTAAAAACGCGTCTTTATTTCTTCTGGATACTTCGATCTCAGAATTGTCTGTCATAACAACATTGCCGCCGCCATCTCCCTTTACATATTTTTTTAAATGTTTAAGATTGATCAGGTGTGATTTATGAATGCGCCAGAAATTATTCTGACCTAAAATATGTTCAAATTCTTTCAGCGTTTTGCTGGCAAGTTGTCTGGTGCCATTTTTCAGATGTACCATGGTATAATTACCATCTGCTTCGCAGCGTATAATGTCTTCTATATCGGTAAAAATATATCCCTCGCGTACATTTAATATAATCTGAGTAATTTCTGAGGCATCCTTTGATTCATTTTTTAATAAAAAGGACATGCGCTCATTTACGTTTTCTTTATCCAGCTTAATGAATTTTTCTACGGCTTCTATTAACTCCGTTTTATCAACGGGCTTTAACAGGTAATCCAGCGCGCTGTGTTTAATTGCCTTGAGTGCATAATGATGATGTGCCGTTACAAAAATTACTTCAAAGGTAATTTCCTTCAGCCTTTTTAATAACGAAAACCCATTCATTCCGGGCATGTCAATATCCAGAAAAACCAGTTCCGGATTCA
It encodes the following:
- a CDS encoding M6 family metalloprotease domain-containing protein, whose protein sequence is MKKAILLLGVVLGSFFQWAAAQTSVINGLTVIVNYSDYSLGIPTDSIAMLMNQPGFNSWNCHGSVKDFYYVQSNSKVSLNSTVIEVSLPQSFHYYHDDDATSGNFIPHIASQIAAKYPNGFQNLSLHPETARLHHFNIISRGSRGIGVAYGTDGSFVKNNNQQLQIGGLNVYNVTGIEKPTVNTICHEVGHSVFGWTDYYRTNVSNLGDFCVMASAGTETPMPVNPALRYIKGWTNENNAISATTTQTYTVTSNSYNQVFKYTNPNNPKEYLIIAAHMYGGYYQAAKGPDQGLGIYYVDEDGGIDGNTTTPNGYPPLVHLIQADGQDELQTEGSPDVRGDSYDLFDNNSSVFSSFTHPFRWKNGNETGLTITNISAVGPTMQFTVQARNPNTVSVQTNAVNGGSIYPSGLVEYSIYQTINFAITPNVGYVIDQVYFDGAPIGTPQHYGFTGMSGAHALRATFKRDTTIDAIPAPWAKQEIGTTRRPGVAGYRNGVFGIESGSYDIWNESDGLNYVYQSLQGDGQIVAHIKDMNKAAGWSKAGIMMRETLSADSKHLMIVHTPQNAVATQLRSATGGSSVNNPDDIKNLHFYNAYKWLKITREGNSFKSYCSNDTINWVYVGGSTINMGSSIYVGLCAGVGSDQLNTIVTFDYVKVTKSAVAENLFTRFGIPRNAPLPTTIKNFKYVYSVGSGGPNLSNVSLAVINWDLPNNGLWQFSLQTNNGAPRWYTNIPSYGFNSFGASSPKIYIDGSMDFPGFSGFFFANTYNTNDLVLVNQSGAYAVIFTNTPPAARTASDDFTSTTSTSSVEISSVVSAPNPFTEQTTVSIPDAFGEATITVLNASGIVVETKIASKSFTLGDQYAAGLYLVKIASDYKTETIQIIKAH
- a CDS encoding LytR/AlgR family response regulator transcription factor, with product MNNKIKAIIIDDEPDGRTVLHSLIKIYCPQIDVLGQSCSGEEGLSMIQDLNPELVFLDIDMPGMNGFSLLKRLKEITFEVIFVTAHHHYALKAIKHSALDYLLKPVDKTELIEAVEKFIKLDKENVNERMSFLLKNESKDASEITQIILNVREGYIFTDIEDIIRCEADGNYTMVHLKNGTRQLASKTLKEFEHILGQNNFWRIHKSHLINLKHLKKYVKGDGGGNVVMTDNSEIEVSRRNKDAFLKQFNL